A window of the Cynocephalus volans isolate mCynVol1 chromosome 10, mCynVol1.pri, whole genome shotgun sequence genome harbors these coding sequences:
- the SLC13A2 gene encoding solute carrier family 13 member 2: MATYWQGLWAYRSYLLVFCLPILLLPLPILVPTKEAYCAYTIILMALFWCTEAVPIAVTAFFPLVLYPMMGIMEASEVSVEYLTDTNILFFAGLLVAVTIEHWNLHKRIALCVLLFIGVRPALLILGFMIVTAFLSMWISNTATSAMMVPIAHAVLEQLHNTHMGKDIEEGSHNPTFELQEPSPQKEMTEFDNGEALPVSPAASKPKTRQSNKQRLMTQGLSLCVCYSASIGGIATLTGTAPNLVLQGQINLLFPQNGNVVNFASWFSFAFPTMVILLLLSWLWLQVLFLGFNFRKNFGIGEQAKEEQQAALHVIQTEHKLLGPMTFAEKAITVLFVILVVLWFTREPGFFPGWGELAFPNANGNSMVSDGTVAMFIGLLMFFIPSSIPGLTQDPENPRKLKGPPALLSWKTVNERMPWNVVFLLGGGFALAKGSEQSGLSAWLGDKLTQLENVPPSAIAFILCLLIAIFTEFMSNLATTTLFLPILASMAQAICVHPLYVMIPCTLASSLAFMLPVATTPNVIVFSFGGLKVLDMVRAGFMLNIIGVLVITLAINSWSVPIFNLDTFPSWAHSNTSTHCLASQAHSTTPSP, encoded by the exons GAAGCCTACTGCGCCTACACCATCATTCTCATGGCGCTCTTCTGGTGCACCGAGGCTGTGCCCATTGCTGTCACTGCCTTCTTCCCCCTCGTCCTGTATCCCATGATGGGCATCATGGAGGCCTCTGAG GTCAGCGTTGAGTACCTGACGGACACCAATATCCTGTTCTTCGCGGGGCTGCTGGTGGCTGTCACCATCGAGCACTGGAACCTGCACAAACGCATCGCCCTCTGTGTGCTCCTCTTCATCGGGGTGCGGCCTGCCCT GCTGATCCTGGGCTTCATGATAGTCACGGCCTTCCTGTCCATGTGGATCAGCAACACGGCCACCTCAGCCATGATGGTGCCCATCGCACATGCCGTCCTGGAGCAGCTGCACAACACGCACATGGGCAAGGACATCGAGGAGGGCAGCCACAATCCCACCTTTGAGCTCCAGGAACCAAGTCCCCAGAAGGAAATGACCGAGTTTG ATAACGGGGAGGCCCTCCCTGTCTCACCTGCTGCTTCAAAGCCGAAGACACGTCAGAGCAATAAGCAGCGCCTCATGACCCAGGGCTTGAGCCTGTGCGTGTGCTACTCGGCCAGCATTGGAGGCATCGCCACACTGACCGGCACCGCGCCCAACCTGGTGCTGCAAGGCCAAATCAACTT GCTCTTCCCCCAAAATGGCAACGTGGTGAACTTTGCCTCCTGGTTCAGCTTTGCCTTCCCCACCATGGTCATCTTGCTGCTGCTGTCCTGGCTGTGGCTGCAGGTCCTCTTCCTGGGCTTCAA CTTCCGGAAGAACTTTGGCATTGGGGAACAGGCAAAGGAGGAACAGCAGGCAGCCCTCCACGTCATCCAGACAGAGCACAAGCTGCTGGGCCCCATGACCTTTGCAGAAAAGGCTATCACTGTCCTTTTTGTCATCCTGGTGGTGCTTTGGTTCACCCGGGAGCCGGGCTTTTTCCCTGGCTGGGGCGAGCTGGCTTTTCCCAATGCCAATGGGAACAG CATGGTGTCTGATGGGACAGTGGCCATGTTCATCGGCTTGCTTATGTTCTTCATACCCTCCAGTATCCCAGGGCTGACCCAGGACCCAG AAAACCCAAGGAAGCTGAAGGGCCCTCCTGCCCTTCTCAGCTGGAAGACAGTGAATGAAAGGATGCCCTGGAATGTCGTGTTCTTGCTGGGTGGTGGCTTTGCCCTGGCCAAGGGCAGTGAG CAATCGGGCCTATCAGCCTGGCTGGGGGACAAGCTAACCCAACTGGAGAATGTGCCACCTTCTGCCATTGCCTTCATCCTCTGCCTCCTGATTGCCATCTTCACTGAGTTCATGAGCAACCTGGCCACCACCACACTCTTCCTGCCCATCCTGGCCTCCATG GCCCAGGCCATCTGCGTCCATCCTCTGTACGTCATGATCCCCTGCACTCTGGCCTCCTCCCTGGCCTTCATGCTGCCTGTGGCCACCACACCCAACGTCATCGTCTTCTCTTTTGGGGGCCTCAAAGTGCTTGATATG GTCCGGGCTGGATTCATGCTCAACATCATCGGGGTGCTGGTCATCACACTGGCCATCAACAGCTGGAGTGTCCCCATCTTCAACCTGGACACCTTC